A portion of the Streptomyces sp. NBC_00376 genome contains these proteins:
- a CDS encoding SDR family oxidoreductase translates to MPDNSTTVPSRPVTVVTGGSRGIGAATCIRLARDGHDLALGFVSNAEAAERTAAAVRAAGARCVTVRVDTAEEAEVERLFDTAAEQLGPVTGLVNNAGVTGPLGRLADTSAETLRRVVDVNLLGYLLCCRRAAKDMAAGGAGAIVNVSSAAATLGSPGDFVHYAATKAATDALTIGLSKELGPDGIRVNAVAPGMIDTDMHATAGDPGRADAAVPGIPLGRVGSAPEIAAAIAWLLSGEASYVTGTVLRVAGGR, encoded by the coding sequence GTGCCGGACAACAGCACCACCGTTCCGTCTCGCCCCGTCACCGTCGTCACCGGCGGCAGCCGGGGGATCGGCGCCGCGACCTGTATCCGTCTGGCGAGGGACGGGCATGACCTCGCCCTGGGCTTCGTGAGCAACGCCGAGGCCGCCGAGCGGACCGCGGCGGCGGTACGGGCCGCGGGGGCGCGCTGCGTCACGGTGCGGGTGGACACCGCCGAGGAGGCCGAGGTGGAACGGCTCTTCGACACGGCGGCCGAGCAGCTCGGGCCCGTGACCGGGCTGGTCAACAACGCGGGGGTGACGGGCCCGCTCGGGCGTCTCGCCGACACCTCCGCCGAGACGCTGCGCCGCGTCGTGGACGTGAACCTCCTCGGCTACCTGCTGTGCTGCCGCCGGGCCGCGAAGGACATGGCGGCCGGCGGGGCGGGCGCGATCGTCAATGTCTCCTCGGCCGCCGCCACCCTCGGCAGCCCCGGGGACTTCGTCCACTACGCCGCCACGAAGGCGGCGACGGACGCGCTGACGATCGGGCTCTCCAAGGAACTGGGGCCCGACGGCATCCGGGTCAACGCGGTCGCCCCCGGCATGATCGACACCGATATGCACGCCACGGCGGGCGATCCCGGCCGCGCGGACGCGGCCGTCCCCGGGATCCCGCTCGGCCGCGTCGGCTCCGCCCCGGAGATCGCGGCCGCCATCGCCTGGCTGCTGTCGGGCGAGGCGTCCTACGTGACCGGGACGGTCCTGCGGGTCGCGGGCGGCCGGTAG
- the crcB gene encoding fluoride efflux transporter CrcB, with protein MNWLLVIVGAAVGAPLRYLTDRAVQSRHDSVFPWGTFTINVSGSLILGLLTGAVAAGAASSHLQLLIGTGLCGALTTYSTFSYETLRLAEDGAKSYAVANVVGSVAAGLGAAFAGVALARALWP; from the coding sequence TTGAACTGGCTGCTGGTGATCGTCGGGGCGGCGGTCGGGGCGCCGCTGCGGTATCTGACCGACCGGGCGGTGCAGTCCCGGCACGACAGCGTCTTCCCATGGGGGACGTTCACGATCAATGTGTCGGGTTCGCTGATCCTGGGTCTGCTGACCGGCGCGGTGGCGGCCGGCGCCGCCTCCTCGCATCTGCAACTGCTGATCGGCACGGGGCTGTGCGGGGCGCTCACCACGTACTCGACGTTCAGCTACGAGACGCTGCGGCTCGCGGAGGACGGTGCGAAGTCCTACGCGGTGGCCAATGTCGTGGGAAGTGTGGCGGCGGGGCTGGGCGCGGCGTTCGCCGGGGTCGCACTGGCGCGGGCGCTCTGGCCGTAG
- a CDS encoding DUF190 domain-containing protein produces the protein MTTPGTERGLRLTVLVGESDGWHHRPVFTEIVHRAHLAGLSGASVFRGIEGFGTSSMIHTQRLLSLSEDLPVAVVIVDTEARIRAFLPLIGELIAGGGVAFLDECEIVRFGDERERERGR, from the coding sequence ATGACGACGCCGGGGACGGAACGGGGCCTGCGCCTCACGGTTCTCGTGGGCGAGTCCGACGGGTGGCACCACCGGCCGGTCTTCACGGAGATCGTGCACCGGGCGCACCTGGCCGGGCTGTCCGGCGCCAGTGTGTTCCGGGGCATCGAGGGCTTCGGCACCTCGTCGATGATCCACACGCAGCGGCTGCTCTCGCTGAGCGAGGACCTGCCGGTGGCGGTCGTGATCGTGGACACCGAGGCAAGGATCAGGGCGTTCCTGCCGCTCATCGGGGAACTGATCGCGGGCGGCGGAGTGGCCTTCCTGGACGAGTGCGAGATCGTGCGCTTCGGCGACGAACGGGAGCGGGAGCGGGGCCGTTGA
- the crcB gene encoding fluoride efflux transporter CrcB: MGTPNPQGSVVAVVALGGAIGASARYGAALVWPTAPGGFPWTTLVVNAVGCAVIGVFMVVISEVWTAHRLVRPFFGTGVLGGFTTFSTYAVDIQRLLDGGRLRAGLGYLGLTLFAALAAVWSAVWATRRVLAWRQS, translated from the coding sequence ATGGGAACCCCGAACCCACAAGGTTCCGTCGTCGCGGTGGTCGCGCTCGGCGGTGCGATCGGGGCGTCCGCCCGCTACGGGGCCGCGCTGGTCTGGCCCACCGCCCCGGGCGGCTTCCCGTGGACGACGCTGGTCGTGAACGCCGTCGGATGTGCGGTGATCGGCGTCTTCATGGTGGTGATCAGCGAGGTGTGGACGGCACACCGGCTGGTGCGGCCGTTCTTCGGTACGGGGGTGCTCGGCGGGTTCACCACGTTCTCGACGTACGCGGTGGACATCCAGCGCCTGCTCGACGGCGGCCGGCTCCGTGCCGGTCTGGGGTATCTGGGACTGACGCTGTTCGCGGCTCTCGCGGCGGTGTGGAGTGCGGTGTGGGCGACCCGCCGCGTGCTGGCCTGGAGGCAGTCATGA
- the guaD gene encoding guanine deaminase, whose translation MTPGSPQTATATATAVRGTLIRYRNDPFLTSREDAFVHEPDGLLICENGKITAAGDYTALRDRIPPGVTPVHYPGHVISAGFIDTHIHYVQTGIIAAFGSQLIDWLNHYTFVEEQRFDDGVYAREVASAFCDELLRNGTTTALTFAAVYPDSADALFEEASRRDMRMVGGKVLMDRNAPDALLDTAQSAYDDSKKLIERWHGKGRNLYAITPRFAPTSTPEQLEAAGQLWKEHPGTLVHTHVSENTGEISWVRSLFPERSGYLDVYDHYGLLGDGAVLAHGVHLTGRERARCAETGTAVSHCPTSNLFLGSGLFHVHDAKDPMRPMKVGLGTDIGAGTSFSLLSTMNEAYKVAELTNYPLDSVKAFYLATRGGAEALGLQDTIGSLEPGQEADFVVLDPEATPLLAQRTARVEDIEELLFVLAVMGDDRTVRATYVAGALAHDREA comes from the coding sequence ATGACGCCCGGCTCCCCTCAGACCGCCACCGCCACCGCCACCGCCGTACGAGGCACCCTCATCCGCTACCGGAACGACCCATTCCTGACGAGCCGGGAGGACGCCTTCGTCCATGAACCGGACGGCCTGCTGATCTGCGAGAACGGGAAGATCACCGCGGCCGGTGACTACACGGCGCTGCGCGACCGAATACCCCCCGGCGTCACCCCCGTGCACTACCCGGGCCACGTCATCAGCGCCGGATTCATCGACACGCACATCCACTACGTGCAGACCGGCATCATTGCCGCGTTCGGCTCGCAGCTCATCGACTGGCTGAACCACTACACCTTCGTCGAGGAGCAGCGTTTCGACGACGGCGTGTACGCCCGCGAGGTCGCCTCCGCCTTCTGCGACGAACTGCTGCGCAACGGCACCACGACCGCGCTCACCTTCGCCGCCGTCTACCCGGACTCGGCCGACGCCCTCTTCGAGGAGGCGTCCAGGCGCGACATGCGCATGGTGGGCGGCAAGGTCCTGATGGACCGCAACGCCCCCGACGCCCTCCTGGACACCGCGCAGTCCGCCTACGACGACTCCAAGAAGCTCATCGAGCGATGGCACGGCAAGGGCCGCAACCTCTACGCCATCACACCGCGATTCGCGCCCACCAGTACCCCCGAACAGCTGGAAGCGGCCGGGCAGTTGTGGAAGGAACACCCCGGCACCCTCGTCCACACCCATGTCTCGGAGAACACCGGCGAGATCTCCTGGGTGCGGTCCCTGTTCCCCGAACGCAGCGGCTACCTCGACGTGTACGACCACTACGGGCTCCTCGGCGACGGCGCGGTCCTCGCCCACGGGGTCCATCTGACCGGCCGCGAGCGCGCCCGCTGCGCCGAGACCGGCACCGCCGTCTCGCACTGCCCGACCTCCAACCTCTTCCTGGGCAGCGGCCTCTTCCACGTCCACGACGCCAAGGACCCCATGCGCCCGATGAAGGTCGGACTGGGTACGGACATCGGCGCCGGCACCAGCTTCTCGCTGCTGTCCACGATGAACGAGGCGTACAAGGTCGCCGAGCTGACCAACTACCCGCTGGACTCGGTCAAGGCGTTCTACCTCGCCACCCGCGGCGGCGCCGAGGCCCTCGGCCTCCAGGACACCATCGGCTCCCTCGAACCCGGCCAGGAGGCGGACTTCGTGGTCCTGGACCCCGAGGCCACCCCGCTGCTCGCGCAGCGCACCGCGAGGGTCGAGGACATCGAGGAACTGCTCTTCGTGCTCGCCGTGATGGGCGACGACCGGACCGTACGCGCGACCTACGTGGCCGGCGCGCTCGCCCACGACCGGGAGGCCTGA
- a CDS encoding MFS transporter, translating into MSTTTDTGTGSGSGTDRPAAEYRHHPGARILHGPHRTIGGAEAWIVWGLCALFVVWLFAIQTGYAVVSPEIQKTASLTVAQISLASSVYTWAFALCQFFSGALLDRFGTRPLLAIGVAFVTVGAFLYAQTTNMATLIIAQIVLAIGSSFGFVGAGYVGGQWFPAARYGLMFGLVQTLASLGSAVGQPAISWQLDHMTWQQLLNGFGAMGVLLIVLFLLLVRNPAPGSETLRQATSRPPLFASIFKDLGKCFANRNVVLSSVLAGVSFGSMLAVGVLWGPRVMEARGADPGFAATLTAMSWLGLAVGAPLFNLLSDHWHDRRTPAIVGVLLQAVAIALLIYLPEETNSVSMVVMFAIGLFAGAHMLGFTVAGESVGGALVGSSAAIVNGICFIVGGVLQAVPGRLLPDDPGLSDYGTALLMMPILLVIGALAGFFIKETAQKPSN; encoded by the coding sequence ATGTCGACGACCACGGACACGGGCACGGGCTCGGGCTCGGGCACCGACCGGCCCGCCGCAGAGTACCGGCACCATCCCGGCGCCCGCATCCTGCACGGCCCGCACCGCACCATCGGCGGGGCCGAGGCCTGGATCGTCTGGGGGCTCTGCGCGCTCTTCGTCGTCTGGCTGTTCGCCATCCAGACCGGGTACGCCGTCGTCTCCCCGGAGATCCAGAAGACCGCGTCCCTCACCGTCGCCCAGATCAGCCTGGCGAGCTCGGTCTACACCTGGGCGTTCGCGCTGTGCCAGTTCTTCAGCGGGGCGCTGCTGGACCGCTTCGGCACGCGTCCGCTGCTCGCGATCGGCGTCGCGTTCGTCACCGTGGGCGCCTTCCTGTACGCGCAGACGACGAACATGGCCACGCTCATCATCGCCCAGATCGTGCTGGCCATCGGCTCGTCCTTCGGCTTCGTCGGCGCGGGCTACGTCGGCGGCCAGTGGTTCCCGGCGGCCCGCTACGGGCTGATGTTCGGCCTGGTGCAGACGCTGGCGTCGCTGGGCTCCGCGGTGGGGCAGCCGGCCATCTCCTGGCAGCTCGACCACATGACCTGGCAGCAGCTGCTCAACGGCTTCGGCGCGATGGGCGTGCTGCTGATCGTGCTGTTCCTCCTGCTCGTACGCAATCCGGCGCCGGGGTCGGAAACGCTCAGGCAGGCCACATCCAGGCCGCCGCTGTTCGCCAGCATCTTCAAGGACCTCGGCAAGTGCTTCGCCAACCGCAACGTGGTGCTGTCGTCCGTGCTCGCCGGGGTCTCCTTCGGCTCGATGCTGGCCGTCGGCGTGCTGTGGGGGCCCCGGGTGATGGAGGCGCGCGGCGCCGACCCGGGGTTCGCCGCGACGCTGACCGCCATGTCCTGGCTGGGCCTCGCGGTCGGCGCGCCGCTGTTCAACCTGCTCTCCGACCACTGGCACGACCGCCGCACCCCGGCGATCGTCGGCGTACTGCTCCAGGCGGTGGCCATCGCCCTGCTGATCTATCTGCCCGAGGAGACCAACAGCGTCTCCATGGTCGTCATGTTCGCCATCGGGCTGTTCGCCGGTGCGCACATGCTGGGCTTCACCGTGGCCGGGGAGTCCGTCGGCGGTGCCCTGGTCGGCAGCTCCGCGGCCATCGTCAACGGCATCTGCTTCATCGTCGGCGGTGTGCTCCAGGCCGTGCCCGGCCGGCTCCTCCCGGACGACCCGGGCCTGTCCGACTACGGAACCGCCCTGCTGATGATGCCGATCCTGCTGGTGATCGGCGCACTGGCCGGCTTCTTCATCAAGGAGACCGCCCAGAAGCCGTCGAACTGA
- a CDS encoding carboxymuconolactone decarboxylase family protein translates to MQARIENPAEILPEALPPVLGLVKAISKGGLPETTLELVGLRVSQINGCTFCVDGHVRNARKAGESDERLFAVSAWSDAPYFTEAERAALALAEHATRLSDRSDPVPDAVWDEAARHFSEKQLSALVLAIGLTNLFNRITVTTKQPPGKTW, encoded by the coding sequence ATGCAGGCACGTATCGAGAACCCGGCCGAGATCCTTCCCGAGGCCCTGCCGCCCGTACTGGGCCTGGTCAAGGCCATCAGCAAGGGCGGGCTGCCGGAGACCACGCTCGAACTGGTCGGTCTGCGGGTCAGCCAGATCAACGGCTGCACCTTCTGCGTCGACGGGCACGTACGCAACGCCAGGAAGGCCGGGGAGAGCGACGAGCGGCTGTTCGCCGTGTCGGCCTGGAGCGACGCGCCGTACTTCACCGAGGCCGAGCGGGCCGCGCTGGCGCTCGCGGAGCACGCGACCCGGCTCAGCGACCGCTCCGATCCGGTGCCGGACGCCGTCTGGGACGAGGCCGCCCGCCACTTCAGCGAGAAGCAGCTCTCCGCGCTGGTCCTCGCGATCGGTCTGACGAACCTGTTCAACCGCATCACCGTCACCACCAAGCAGCCCCCGGGCAAGACCTGGTAG
- a CDS encoding helix-turn-helix domain-containing protein, with translation MNRKELDPESSPEAAFGARIRRLREEHGWKQEELADRMGYSGTHISAVETGRKMPTLRFSRNADQVFGTGETADTFERQYREIRHGSLLEGFPQYVGHEGRAVEIRLYEIGIIPGLLQTQEYAGVLADSALRRGAIAPEQAAERVSFLAERQAALVRPRPPMMMVVMDESCIRRRVGGGEVMAAQLDRLVEFATLPNTVLQIAPFDMGERRTFNLPMNLLTLSDMSVIAYAESQMRGHLERDTTSVFPLLTAYHQLQAEALSQAASVAMINEVRKGTP, from the coding sequence TTGAACCGCAAGGAGTTGGACCCCGAGAGCAGTCCGGAGGCGGCCTTCGGTGCGCGCATCCGCAGATTGCGAGAGGAACACGGCTGGAAGCAGGAGGAGTTAGCCGATCGGATGGGCTACTCCGGCACACACATCTCCGCCGTCGAAACCGGTCGCAAGATGCCGACTCTTCGGTTCTCGCGCAACGCGGACCAGGTTTTCGGCACCGGTGAAACAGCCGACACGTTCGAACGCCAGTACCGCGAGATCCGGCACGGTTCGCTGCTGGAGGGCTTCCCGCAGTACGTGGGGCACGAGGGCCGCGCGGTGGAGATCCGGCTGTACGAAATCGGCATCATCCCAGGGCTGTTGCAGACGCAGGAGTACGCGGGGGTACTGGCGGACAGCGCGCTGCGGAGAGGGGCGATCGCTCCGGAGCAAGCGGCCGAGCGAGTCTCCTTCCTGGCGGAGCGCCAGGCTGCTCTGGTGCGTCCCCGCCCTCCCATGATGATGGTGGTGATGGACGAGAGCTGCATCCGCAGGCGGGTCGGCGGGGGCGAGGTCATGGCCGCCCAGCTCGACCGGTTGGTGGAGTTCGCCACGCTGCCGAACACCGTGCTCCAGATTGCTCCGTTCGACATGGGGGAGCGTCGCACGTTCAACCTTCCAATGAATCTGCTGACGCTGTCGGACATGTCCGTGATCGCCTATGCGGAATCCCAGATGCGGGGACATCTGGAGCGCGATACGACCTCCGTGTTCCCGCTGCTGACGGCCTACCATCAACTACAGGCCGAAGCGCTGTCCCAGGCGGCATCGGTGGCCATGATCAATGAGGTACGAAAGGGCACCCCGTGA
- a CDS encoding DUF397 domain-containing protein, translated as MTTTTESPRWFKSSYSDNGGNCIEVAANLVASRGLVPVRDSKNPGGPVLNASASSFSSFVAGVKAGEFAGG; from the coding sequence GTGACGACCACGACCGAGTCCCCACGCTGGTTCAAATCCTCATACAGCGACAACGGCGGCAACTGCATCGAGGTCGCCGCCAACCTCGTCGCCTCGCGCGGCCTGGTCCCCGTCCGCGACTCCAAGAACCCCGGCGGCCCGGTTCTGAACGCCTCCGCCTCCTCGTTCTCCTCCTTCGTGGCGGGCGTGAAAGCCGGAGAGTTCGCCGGGGGCTAA
- a CDS encoding alpha/beta hydrolase: protein MRTYGKSAAFVALSVTAVATVLTGAATPRAVASANTAPALSWRPCDTAGGPVGRECAELPVPLDYRDPDGPQLSLAVTRVRSDRPAARRGTLVVIAGGPGTSGVQRVTEKGERLRQATEGRYDIVSLDPRGVGGSTKASCGLDPEDRELVNMRSWPAADGSITGNVTRSRRIAEACARNGGAVLRSLTTANEVRDIDRFRQALGEEKLSAWGISYGTYVGAVYAQKYPQHTDRWVLDSSGDPDPSRVAQGWMANMAVAAEDRFPDFARWASDPARDEEGLRLAQRAEDVRPLVLGLAARLDREPRESTTPGVPLTGNRLRQALQMAMYGDDAFAEFARLVQAARSASVKPVLPAALSGPLPDADAAVSMAVVCNDVRWRGTVPSYRRAVAADRAKHPLTAGIPVNVTPCAFWKDAPAEQPTRITDQGPSNVLMIQGLRDPSTPYSGALKMRAAFGDRARMVAVDHGGHGMYLGNGNACGDGVVTTFLNTGTRPERDAYCAG from the coding sequence ATGAGGACTTACGGAAAATCCGCCGCGTTCGTCGCCCTGTCCGTCACCGCCGTCGCCACCGTTCTCACCGGGGCCGCGACCCCGCGAGCCGTCGCCTCGGCCAACACCGCGCCCGCGCTCTCCTGGCGTCCCTGCGACACGGCCGGCGGGCCCGTCGGGCGGGAGTGCGCCGAGTTGCCCGTACCGCTGGACTACCGGGACCCGGACGGCCCGCAGCTCTCGCTCGCGGTGACCCGGGTCCGCAGCGACCGGCCCGCCGCGCGGCGCGGGACGCTGGTGGTGATCGCCGGTGGTCCGGGTACCTCCGGGGTGCAGCGGGTGACGGAGAAGGGGGAGCGGCTGCGGCAGGCGACGGAGGGGCGGTACGACATCGTGAGCCTCGACCCTCGCGGGGTCGGCGGCAGCACGAAGGCGAGCTGCGGACTCGACCCGGAGGACCGGGAGCTGGTGAACATGCGGTCCTGGCCCGCCGCCGACGGCTCGATCACCGGGAACGTGACGCGCTCCCGGCGCATTGCCGAGGCCTGTGCGCGCAACGGCGGAGCGGTGCTGCGGAGCCTCACCACGGCCAACGAGGTGCGGGACATCGACCGCTTCCGGCAGGCGCTCGGTGAGGAGAAGCTGTCGGCCTGGGGGATCTCGTACGGCACCTACGTCGGCGCCGTGTACGCGCAGAAGTACCCGCAGCACACGGACCGTTGGGTGCTGGACAGCAGCGGCGACCCGGACCCGTCGCGCGTCGCGCAGGGCTGGATGGCGAACATGGCGGTGGCGGCGGAGGACCGGTTCCCCGACTTCGCGCGGTGGGCCTCCGACCCGGCCAGGGACGAGGAGGGGCTGCGGCTCGCGCAGCGGGCCGAGGACGTGCGGCCGCTGGTGCTGGGGCTGGCGGCGCGGCTGGACCGGGAACCGAGGGAGTCCACCACGCCGGGCGTTCCGCTGACCGGCAACCGGCTGCGTCAGGCGCTCCAGATGGCCATGTACGGCGACGACGCCTTTGCCGAGTTCGCGAGGCTCGTCCAGGCGGCCCGGAGCGCCTCGGTGAAGCCCGTGCTGCCTGCCGCACTGAGCGGGCCGCTGCCGGACGCGGACGCGGCGGTCTCGATGGCCGTGGTCTGCAACGACGTGCGCTGGCGGGGCACCGTCCCCTCGTACCGGCGCGCCGTCGCCGCCGACCGCGCGAAGCATCCGCTGACCGCGGGGATTCCGGTGAACGTCACCCCGTGCGCCTTCTGGAAGGACGCTCCTGCCGAGCAGCCGACCAGGATCACGGACCAGGGACCGTCCAACGTCCTGATGATCCAGGGCCTGCGCGACCCGTCGACGCCGTACTCCGGCGCGCTGAAGATGCGGGCGGCCTTCGGGGACCGGGCCCGTATGGTCGCCGTCGACCACGGTGGGCACGGCATGTACCTGGGCAACGGGAACGCTTGCGGCGACGGCGTGGTCACCACGTTCCTGAACACCGGGACCCGGCCGGAGCGGGACGCGTACTGCGCGGGCTGA
- a CDS encoding HAD-IIA family hydrolase, with translation MGRIGAVLIDIDGVLTVAWKPLPGTVAAMRRLREAGLPLVLVTNTTSRTRASVAAKLAGQGFPVTAEDILTAPAATAAHLREHHPGARCLLINSGDIRDDLAGVTLVDEGGEDEGEGEAPDVVVIGGAGDAFGYAELNRAFRHLQRGARLVAMHRNLYWRTAAGLDLDTGAFLLGLERAARTEAEITGKPAGSFFAAALAHLGVTASEALMVGDDIESDVLAAQAAGLTGVLVRTGKYLPETHRAAEGTPDHVIDSFADLPDLLERQTRS, from the coding sequence ATGGGACGAATCGGAGCGGTTCTGATCGATATCGACGGAGTGCTCACGGTGGCGTGGAAACCACTGCCCGGCACTGTCGCGGCGATGCGGCGCCTGCGCGAGGCGGGCCTCCCGCTGGTCCTGGTCACCAACACCACCTCCCGCACCCGTGCCTCGGTCGCCGCGAAACTCGCGGGCCAGGGCTTTCCCGTCACGGCCGAGGACATCCTCACCGCCCCGGCCGCCACCGCGGCGCATCTGCGCGAGCACCACCCGGGCGCCCGCTGTCTGCTGATCAACTCGGGGGACATCCGGGACGATCTGGCGGGCGTGACCCTGGTCGATGAGGGGGGCGAGGACGAGGGCGAGGGCGAGGCGCCGGATGTCGTCGTCATCGGCGGGGCCGGGGACGCCTTCGGCTACGCGGAGCTGAACCGCGCCTTCCGGCATCTGCAGCGCGGCGCCCGGCTCGTGGCCATGCACCGGAACCTGTACTGGCGCACGGCCGCCGGGCTCGACCTCGACACCGGGGCCTTCCTCCTGGGACTGGAGCGGGCGGCCCGGACCGAGGCGGAGATCACCGGCAAACCGGCCGGATCGTTCTTCGCCGCGGCCCTGGCCCACCTCGGCGTCACCGCGTCCGAGGCCCTGATGGTGGGCGACGACATCGAGTCGGACGTGCTGGCGGCCCAGGCCGCCGGGCTCACCGGCGTACTCGTCAGGACCGGCAAGTACCTCCCCGAGACGCACCGCGCGGCCGAGGGCACCCCGGACCACGTGATCGACTCCTTCGCCGACCTGCCCGACCTGCTGGAGCGGCAGACCCGGTCCTGA
- a CDS encoding VOC family protein: MAVQPEGTPCWADAMFADLEGAKSFYGDVLGWTFGESSSEFGNYTQAYADGKAVAAVVPPMPGQEGHSAWCLYLASPDAEATAAKIRDNGGETLMDPMQVGEFGTMLLARDPSGVVFGVWQAGTHEGFEAQAVPGAFCWAEVFTREPEKSDAFFPAVFPYSMVEMADEHVDFRMFNLGDKTVMGRMKMGDEFPPEVPPHLNVYFTVADCDAAVAKATERGGVLRFGPMTMPFGRFAALTDPQGAAFSVIDVNTTEGEIPKTKPVS, encoded by the coding sequence ATGGCTGTACAACCGGAGGGCACACCGTGCTGGGCCGACGCGATGTTCGCCGACCTGGAGGGCGCGAAGAGCTTCTACGGTGATGTGCTGGGCTGGACGTTCGGCGAGTCCTCGTCCGAGTTCGGCAACTACACGCAGGCGTACGCCGACGGCAAGGCGGTCGCCGCGGTGGTGCCGCCGATGCCCGGCCAGGAGGGCCACTCGGCCTGGTGTCTGTACCTGGCCTCGCCGGACGCCGAGGCCACGGCCGCGAAGATCCGCGACAACGGTGGCGAGACCCTGATGGACCCCATGCAGGTCGGCGAGTTCGGCACGATGCTGCTGGCCCGCGACCCCAGCGGCGTCGTCTTCGGCGTGTGGCAGGCCGGCACCCACGAGGGCTTCGAGGCGCAGGCGGTGCCCGGCGCGTTCTGCTGGGCCGAGGTCTTCACCCGGGAGCCCGAGAAGTCCGACGCGTTCTTCCCCGCCGTCTTCCCGTACTCGATGGTGGAGATGGCGGACGAGCACGTCGACTTCCGGATGTTCAACCTCGGCGACAAGACCGTCATGGGGCGGATGAAGATGGGCGACGAGTTCCCGCCCGAGGTTCCGCCGCACCTGAACGTGTACTTCACGGTCGCCGACTGCGACGCGGCGGTGGCGAAGGCCACCGAGCGCGGCGGCGTCCTGCGGTTCGGGCCGATGACCATGCCGTTCGGCCGGTTCGCCGCGCTGACGGACCCGCAGGGTGCGGCGTTCTCCGTCATCGACGTCAACACGACCGAGGGCGAGATCCCGAAGACGAAGCCGGTGTCCTGA
- a CDS encoding response regulator transcription factor — protein sequence MTIRVLLADDQALLAGTFRLLIESNDDMEVVGVAADGREAVKQARATAPDVVVMDIRMPGMDGLAATEEICRDEALRQTRILILTTFEIDDYVAGALRAGASGFLGKDVGPEELLDAIRTVAAGDTLLSPTATRALITRYLARPEGGVAAPESLDVLTAREREVMAQAAEGLSNDEIAARMHVSPLTVRTHVGRAMTKLGARHRAQLVAMAYQSGLVRVDPPQGRGAAG from the coding sequence GTGACCATCCGGGTACTGCTGGCCGATGACCAGGCGCTGCTGGCCGGGACCTTCCGGCTGCTGATCGAGTCGAACGACGACATGGAGGTGGTCGGTGTCGCGGCGGACGGCCGGGAGGCGGTGAAGCAGGCCCGCGCCACCGCGCCGGACGTGGTGGTGATGGACATCCGCATGCCGGGCATGGACGGGCTGGCGGCCACCGAGGAGATCTGCCGCGACGAGGCGCTGCGACAGACCCGCATCCTCATCCTCACCACGTTCGAGATCGACGATTACGTGGCCGGCGCCCTGCGTGCGGGCGCCAGCGGCTTCCTCGGCAAGGACGTCGGCCCCGAGGAGCTCCTGGACGCGATCCGGACGGTGGCCGCGGGCGACACGCTCCTGTCCCCGACCGCCACCCGGGCCCTCATCACCCGTTACCTGGCCCGCCCGGAGGGCGGCGTCGCCGCGCCCGAGTCCCTGGACGTGCTGACCGCCCGCGAGCGCGAGGTCATGGCGCAGGCCGCCGAGGGCCTGTCGAACGACGAGATCGCCGCCCGGATGCACGTCAGCCCGCTGACCGTACGCACCCACGTGGGGCGTGCGATGACGAAGCTGGGCGCCCGGCACCGGGCCCAACTGGTCGCCATGGCCTACCAGTCGGGCCTGGTACGGGTGGACCCGCCGCAGGGCCGGGGCGCGGCCGGGTAG